Proteins found in one Podarcis muralis chromosome 5, rPodMur119.hap1.1, whole genome shotgun sequence genomic segment:
- the TOE1 gene encoding target of EGR1 protein 1 isoform X2, producing MTSLKVPVIDVQNDNFKELWPSMLLAIKTSSFIAIDTELSGLGTRKSLLNQCIEERYKSVCSAARTRSILSLGIACFKHLPDKSENTYLSQIYNLTLLCMEDYIIEPQSVQFLVQHGFDFNKQYSQGIPYHRGNDKGNENHSQTVRTFFLELIRAKKPLILHNGLIDLVFLYQCFYAHLPDNLGTFTADLSEMFPAGIYDTKYASEFEARFVASYLEYAYKKCKRENYRLKNSEKQHLSIEFCNYPDSIASYIDYRFCSLSDASQSGLDPANKVTICQTFSAYGWCPDGLKCSQSHNIDLIINEDENHKEDKRKKRKQKWKHRKNFVEPAKEPVLRSPEKEGEAACNMEDGPPSKQSCLSNMVAPTVDSAGTETVSSNEESSMDVERELGFDTATDTKMDEEQASATDNEGITLSPSKDGPQQRAAGTEGSGPEVQIECASVVTALSGTQNPVAPVPGCSEGGIHRAGFDAFMTGYIIAYVRMLKNDEHKDSSEGPWLPDCHNKVYLSGKSVPLQIVKSLFSKSSKAHSQKMKLAWASK from the exons ATGACTTCCTTGAAAGTGCCAGTCATCGATGTCCAGAATGATAATTTCAAGGAGCTCTGGCCATCCATGCTCTTGGCCATCAAAACATCTAGCTTTATAGCTATTGACACG GAGCTTAGTGGGCTTGGAACAAGGAAGAGTTTGTTGAATCA GTGTATTGAAGAACGATACAAATCTGTTTGCAGTGCTGCCAGAACACGCTCCATTTTGTCTCTAGGAATTGCTTGTTTCAAACATCTTCCTGATAAG TCAGAGAACACGTACCTCTCCCAGATCTACAACCTGACCCTGCTCTGTATGGAGGATTATATCATTGAACCACAGTCAGTTCAGTTCCTGGTGCAACATGGCTTTGACTTCAACAAGCAGTATTCTCAGGGCATTCCTTATCACAGAGGCAATGACAAG GGAAATGAAAACCACAGCCAGACTGTCCGTACTTTTTTCCTGGAACTGATCCGAGCCAAGAAGCCCCTCATTCTGCACAATGGCCTAATTGATTTGGTTTTCCTGTACCAGTGCTTTTATGCTCACCTTCCTGACAATTTGGGCACCTTCACTGCTGATCTTTCAGAGATGTTCCCAGCTGGAATCTATGACACCAAGTATGCTTCCGAGTTTGAGGCACGTTTTGTGGCTTCTTACCTGGAGTATGCCTACAAGAAATG CAAGCGAGAAAACTACAGGTTGAAGAATTCAGAAAAGCAGCACCTCAGCATAGAGTTCTGCAACTATCCAGACAGCATAGCTTCCTACATCGATTATCGCTTCTGTTCCCTATCAGATGCCAGCCAGTCTGGGCTTGACCCTGCAAACAAAGTCACCATCTGTCAGACGTTTTCT GCCTATGGCTGGTGCCCAGATGGATTGAAGTGTTCACAGTCTCACAACATTGACCTAATAATTAATGAAGATGAGAACCACAAAGAGGACAAGcggaagaaaaggaagcagaagtGGAAGCACCGGAAGAATTTTGTAGAGCCCGCAAAGGAACCTGTGTTGAGAAGCCCTGAGAAGGAAGGAGAGGCGGCTTGCAATATGGAAGACGGTCccccatccaagcagtcctgttTAAGCAACATGGTTGCTCCTACTGTAGATTCTGCAGGCACAGAAACTGTATCCAGTAATGAGGAGAGTTCTATGGATGTAGAACGAGAACTAGGCTTTGACACGGCAACTGATACCAAGATGGATGAGGAACAAGCCAGTGCCACAGACAATGAGGGCATCACTTTATCACCATCCAAAGATGGGCCACAACAAAGGGCAGCAGGGACTGAAGGATCAGGACCAGAAGTCCAGATAGAGTGTGCTTCTGTAGTGACGGCTTTGTCTGGCACCCAGAACCCAGTGGCACCAGTGCCTGGCTGTTCAGAGGGTGGTATTCACCGGGCTGGCTTTGATGCCTTCATGACAGGTTACATTATTGCCTACGTCCGTATGCTCAAAAATGATGAACACAAAGACTCAAGTGAAGGGCCTTGGTTGCCGGACTGCCATAACAAAGTGTACCTCAGTGGGAAGTCTGTCCCCCTTCAGATAGTGAAAAGTTTGTTTTCTAAATCCTCCAAAGCTCACAGCCAGAAGATGAAATTGGCTTGGGCTAGTAAGTAG
- the TOE1 gene encoding target of EGR1 protein 1 isoform X1: MCLPIWSNQLFEGRKYASCGEQAHMLLICFKIQAGLDLQWEGEICHVNREAMVQWSKFPTKLPEASPHRCIEERYKSVCSAARTRSILSLGIACFKHLPDKSENTYLSQIYNLTLLCMEDYIIEPQSVQFLVQHGFDFNKQYSQGIPYHRGNDKGNENHSQTVRTFFLELIRAKKPLILHNGLIDLVFLYQCFYAHLPDNLGTFTADLSEMFPAGIYDTKYASEFEARFVASYLEYAYKKCKRENYRLKNSEKQHLSIEFCNYPDSIASYIDYRFCSLSDASQSGLDPANKVTICQTFSAYGWCPDGLKCSQSHNIDLIINEDENHKEDKRKKRKQKWKHRKNFVEPAKEPVLRSPEKEGEAACNMEDGPPSKQSCLSNMVAPTVDSAGTETVSSNEESSMDVERELGFDTATDTKMDEEQASATDNEGITLSPSKDGPQQRAAGTEGSGPEVQIECASVVTALSGTQNPVAPVPGCSEGGIHRAGFDAFMTGYIIAYVRMLKNDEHKDSSEGPWLPDCHNKVYLSGKSVPLQIVKSLFSKSSKAHSQKMKLAWASK, encoded by the exons ATGTGCTTGCCCATTTGGAGTAATCAGTTATTTGAGGGCAGGAAATATGCAAGCTGTGGAGAACAGGCCCACATGCTATTAATATGCTTCAAAATTCAGGCTGGTCTCGATCTTCAATGGGAAGGTGAAATTTGTCATGTCAATAGGGAAGCTATGGTTCAGTGGTCTAAATTTCCTACTAAGCTACCTGAGGCTTCTCCCCACAGGTGTATTGAAGAACGATACAAATCTGTTTGCAGTGCTGCCAGAACACGCTCCATTTTGTCTCTAGGAATTGCTTGTTTCAAACATCTTCCTGATAAG TCAGAGAACACGTACCTCTCCCAGATCTACAACCTGACCCTGCTCTGTATGGAGGATTATATCATTGAACCACAGTCAGTTCAGTTCCTGGTGCAACATGGCTTTGACTTCAACAAGCAGTATTCTCAGGGCATTCCTTATCACAGAGGCAATGACAAG GGAAATGAAAACCACAGCCAGACTGTCCGTACTTTTTTCCTGGAACTGATCCGAGCCAAGAAGCCCCTCATTCTGCACAATGGCCTAATTGATTTGGTTTTCCTGTACCAGTGCTTTTATGCTCACCTTCCTGACAATTTGGGCACCTTCACTGCTGATCTTTCAGAGATGTTCCCAGCTGGAATCTATGACACCAAGTATGCTTCCGAGTTTGAGGCACGTTTTGTGGCTTCTTACCTGGAGTATGCCTACAAGAAATG CAAGCGAGAAAACTACAGGTTGAAGAATTCAGAAAAGCAGCACCTCAGCATAGAGTTCTGCAACTATCCAGACAGCATAGCTTCCTACATCGATTATCGCTTCTGTTCCCTATCAGATGCCAGCCAGTCTGGGCTTGACCCTGCAAACAAAGTCACCATCTGTCAGACGTTTTCT GCCTATGGCTGGTGCCCAGATGGATTGAAGTGTTCACAGTCTCACAACATTGACCTAATAATTAATGAAGATGAGAACCACAAAGAGGACAAGcggaagaaaaggaagcagaagtGGAAGCACCGGAAGAATTTTGTAGAGCCCGCAAAGGAACCTGTGTTGAGAAGCCCTGAGAAGGAAGGAGAGGCGGCTTGCAATATGGAAGACGGTCccccatccaagcagtcctgttTAAGCAACATGGTTGCTCCTACTGTAGATTCTGCAGGCACAGAAACTGTATCCAGTAATGAGGAGAGTTCTATGGATGTAGAACGAGAACTAGGCTTTGACACGGCAACTGATACCAAGATGGATGAGGAACAAGCCAGTGCCACAGACAATGAGGGCATCACTTTATCACCATCCAAAGATGGGCCACAACAAAGGGCAGCAGGGACTGAAGGATCAGGACCAGAAGTCCAGATAGAGTGTGCTTCTGTAGTGACGGCTTTGTCTGGCACCCAGAACCCAGTGGCACCAGTGCCTGGCTGTTCAGAGGGTGGTATTCACCGGGCTGGCTTTGATGCCTTCATGACAGGTTACATTATTGCCTACGTCCGTATGCTCAAAAATGATGAACACAAAGACTCAAGTGAAGGGCCTTGGTTGCCGGACTGCCATAACAAAGTGTACCTCAGTGGGAAGTCTGTCCCCCTTCAGATAGTGAAAAGTTTGTTTTCTAAATCCTCCAAAGCTCACAGCCAGAAGATGAAATTGGCTTGGGCTAGTAAGTAG
- the MUTYH gene encoding adenine DNA glycosylase isoform X1: MSKLQFTTRSKLGIQRNTGKQQKSLKKCEGNTTLYKGVPSQQSSFHTFSNAAEIKEFRKRLLTWYNKCKRDLPWRKLAASEDDADRRAYAVWVSEIMLQQTQVASVINYYNRWMQKWPTLQDLAQASLEEVNELWAGLGYYSRGKRLQEGAHKLVSQMEGHMPRTAEELQKQLPGVGKYTAGAIASIAFGQVTGVVDGNVIRVLCRTRAIGADPANASVADRLWALAHTLVDPSYPGDFNQAMMELGATVCTPKAPRCMECPVKQHCRARHKVEKEQAASAKKLLGKPASKCPQVLDVEECAAAATGSCSLCLPPSEPWDPSLGVTNFPRKTAKKQPRIECTATCVLQRKCSDGKPEYLIVQRPSTGLLAGLWEFPSLLLESGQEKRQKAALADHLQAWVGSNVATRRLQHVGEVLHIFSHIRQTYVIYSLNLDKDEGNWDVGLELPASRWVTETEFHNSAISTAMKKVLKAYEKWSPTISTAKTVKRKRDFLHTSQTLHEEGSFSKRQLSLDSFLATNPGD; encoded by the exons ATGAGCAAACTCCAGTTTACAACACGCAGCAAGCTAGGAATACAAAGGAACACTGGGAAACAACAGAAATCGCTGAAGAAATGTGAAGGAAATACCACACTATACAAAG GAGTGCCCAGCCAACAGTCTTCATTCCACACCTTCAGCAATGCAGCTGAAATCAAAGAGTTTCGGAAGAGGCTGCTCACCTGGTACAACAAATGCAAACGAGATCTTCCTTGGAGGAAATTG GCTGCAAGTGAAGATGATGCTGACAGACGAGCATATGCTG TGTGGGTATCAGAGATAATGCTCCAGCAGACCCAGGTGGCTTCAGTGATCAACTACTACAATCGCTGGATGCAG AAATGGCCAACCTTGCAGGACCTGGCTCAGGCTTCACTAGAG GAGGTGAATGAGCTATGGGCAGGGCTTGGCTACTATTCCCGAGGGAAGCGACTCCAGGAAGGTGCACATAAG TTGGTGTCACAGATGGAAGGACATATGCCCAGGACAGCAGAAGAGCTGCAGAAGCAGTTGCCGGGAGTTGGAAAGTACACTGCAGGAGCTATTGCATCCATAGCGTTTGGTCAG GTGACCGGTGTGGTGGATGGGAACGTAATTCGGGTCTTGTGCCGTACACGAGCCATTGGTGCTGACCCCGCCAATGCATCTGTTGCTGACAGACTCTG GGCTTTAGCACACACTCTGGTGGACCCATCCTATCCCGGTGACTTTAACCAAGCGATGATGGAATTGGGGGCAACTGTGTGCACTCCCAAGGCCCCACGGTGCATGGAGTGTCCTGTGAAGCAGCACTGCAGAGCACGCCACAAA GTGGAAAAAGAGCAGGCAGCCTCTGCCAAGAAACTGTTAGGAAAACCTGCTTCTAAGTGCCCCCAGGTGCTGGATGTAGAAGAATGTG CCGCTGCCGCTACAGGGAGCTGCtccctctgcctgcctccttcagaGCCATGGGATCCCAGCCTTGGTGTGACCAACTTCCCCAGGAAAACTGCCAAGAAGCAGCCCAGGATCGAGTGCACAGCCACATGTGTGCTACAGAGAAAGTGCAGTGATGGGAAACCAGAGTACCTTATTGTGCAGAGACCTAGCACAG GTCTGTTGGCAGGGCTTTGGGAGTTTCCAAGCCTACTCCTTGAGTCAGGGCAGGAGAAGCGGCAGAAAGCAGCGCTGGCAGATCACCTCCAGGCCTGGGTTGGTAGTAACGTGGCAACAAGACGCCTGCAGCATGTTGGAGAG GTTCTCCATATCTTCTCCCACATCCGCCAAACATATGTGATCTACTCTTTGAATCTGGATAAAGATGAAGGAAACTGGGATGTGGGGCTGGAGCTGCCGGCATCCCGGTGGGTGACCGAAACAGAATTCCACAACTCTGCCATCTCCACAGCCATGAAGAAG GTCTTGAAAGCTTATGAAAAGTGGAGCCCTACAATCAGTACTGCCAAG ACTGTCAAGAGGAAACGGGACTTCCTACACACCAGCCAGACCCTGCATGAAGAAGGTAGTTTTTCCAAGAGGCAACTTTCTCTGGATTCATTTCTTGCAACAAATCCCGGGGACTGA
- the MUTYH gene encoding adenine DNA glycosylase isoform X2, translating to MLQQTQVASVINYYNRWMQKWPTLQDLAQASLEEVNELWAGLGYYSRGKRLQEGAHKLVSQMEGHMPRTAEELQKQLPGVGKYTAGAIASIAFGQVTGVVDGNVIRVLCRTRAIGADPANASVADRLWALAHTLVDPSYPGDFNQAMMELGATVCTPKAPRCMECPVKQHCRARHKVEKEQAASAKKLLGKPASKCPQVLDVEECAAAATGSCSLCLPPSEPWDPSLGVTNFPRKTAKKQPRIECTATCVLQRKCSDGKPEYLIVQRPSTGLLAGLWEFPSLLLESGQEKRQKAALADHLQAWVGSNVATRRLQHVGEVLHIFSHIRQTYVIYSLNLDKDEGNWDVGLELPASRWVTETEFHNSAISTAMKKVLKAYEKWSPTISTAKTVKRKRDFLHTSQTLHEEGSFSKRQLSLDSFLATNPGD from the exons ATGCTCCAGCAGACCCAGGTGGCTTCAGTGATCAACTACTACAATCGCTGGATGCAG AAATGGCCAACCTTGCAGGACCTGGCTCAGGCTTCACTAGAG GAGGTGAATGAGCTATGGGCAGGGCTTGGCTACTATTCCCGAGGGAAGCGACTCCAGGAAGGTGCACATAAG TTGGTGTCACAGATGGAAGGACATATGCCCAGGACAGCAGAAGAGCTGCAGAAGCAGTTGCCGGGAGTTGGAAAGTACACTGCAGGAGCTATTGCATCCATAGCGTTTGGTCAG GTGACCGGTGTGGTGGATGGGAACGTAATTCGGGTCTTGTGCCGTACACGAGCCATTGGTGCTGACCCCGCCAATGCATCTGTTGCTGACAGACTCTG GGCTTTAGCACACACTCTGGTGGACCCATCCTATCCCGGTGACTTTAACCAAGCGATGATGGAATTGGGGGCAACTGTGTGCACTCCCAAGGCCCCACGGTGCATGGAGTGTCCTGTGAAGCAGCACTGCAGAGCACGCCACAAA GTGGAAAAAGAGCAGGCAGCCTCTGCCAAGAAACTGTTAGGAAAACCTGCTTCTAAGTGCCCCCAGGTGCTGGATGTAGAAGAATGTG CCGCTGCCGCTACAGGGAGCTGCtccctctgcctgcctccttcagaGCCATGGGATCCCAGCCTTGGTGTGACCAACTTCCCCAGGAAAACTGCCAAGAAGCAGCCCAGGATCGAGTGCACAGCCACATGTGTGCTACAGAGAAAGTGCAGTGATGGGAAACCAGAGTACCTTATTGTGCAGAGACCTAGCACAG GTCTGTTGGCAGGGCTTTGGGAGTTTCCAAGCCTACTCCTTGAGTCAGGGCAGGAGAAGCGGCAGAAAGCAGCGCTGGCAGATCACCTCCAGGCCTGGGTTGGTAGTAACGTGGCAACAAGACGCCTGCAGCATGTTGGAGAG GTTCTCCATATCTTCTCCCACATCCGCCAAACATATGTGATCTACTCTTTGAATCTGGATAAAGATGAAGGAAACTGGGATGTGGGGCTGGAGCTGCCGGCATCCCGGTGGGTGACCGAAACAGAATTCCACAACTCTGCCATCTCCACAGCCATGAAGAAG GTCTTGAAAGCTTATGAAAAGTGGAGCCCTACAATCAGTACTGCCAAG ACTGTCAAGAGGAAACGGGACTTCCTACACACCAGCCAGACCCTGCATGAAGAAGGTAGTTTTTCCAAGAGGCAACTTTCTCTGGATTCATTTCTTGCAACAAATCCCGGGGACTGA